Part of the Patescibacteria group bacterium genome, ATATTCAACTGATATGCAATCGCTATCTCGGTCAAAGTCCCAGAACCCCCGCTAATCGCGATAAGCCCATCGCAAGCATTAACCAAAACAAACTCCCGACCACCCCCTCGCTCTAAACCGCAAGGGATAACCACATCTGTATATCCTTCCCTATCATAAATATCTTTTCCTTTGCCATAAGTTATACCCACAGTTAAACCACCCGCTTTCTTAGCGCCTCTTGAAGCCGCTGTTGAAAGCGAGTCATAATCTTTTTCCGCGCCATAAACCGTAATATTGTCCGATTCAGCTACATACCTGCCAACTTCTTCTGCTAACTTTTCAACTTTTTTGGAATACTTTAAATCAGCCGCCGAGCCCATAACGCCTATTTGCAATTTTCTTTTAATTTTTTGCATATCATTCATTAATCTTATCAATAAAAAATTTAATAAACTTCTCTGCCTCAACTTTATAAGCATAGCTGATTAATATCCCTGTTTTATCTTTTACAATCATCCCCCTCTTCATTCCTTTAACAATCACCTTGACCCGTGCCTGCTTAAAATTTAAAAAATCACCCACGACCGCTCCAATAGTTAAGGGGTCATAAAGTTCAAATTTTCTGTTCTTTGACATTCCAAAAAATTGATACCAATTAGAAATAGCTCTTTTAACAAATCCACCAATCTTTGTATCCCTAATGACTCCCAATCTCTCAACCGGTATCAAAGTCTTACCAGTAACATCAAGAGGAACTAAGTTTATTTTAGCGCCGCTTTCCAAAACTGCCTTGCTGGCCTTAGAATCGTTAAAAAAATTAAATTCTGCGTACTTGGTTTC contains:
- a CDS encoding TIGR00725 family protein, coding for MQKIKRKLQIGVMGSAADLKYSKKVEKLAEEVGRYVAESDNITVYGAEKDYDSLSTAASRGAKKAGGLTVGITYGKGKDIYDREGYTDVVIPCGLERGGGREFVLVNACDGLIAISGGSGTLTEIAIAYQLNIPVVVLTGSGGWSDKLANTYLDDRKRIKAVSARTPKEAVDKVIQLCGKK
- a CDS encoding nucleoside hydrolase; translated protein: TVIATGPLTNIARAFQKEPKIIELIKAMYIMGGAVDVRGNETKYAEFNFFNDSKASKAVLESGAKINLVPLDVTGKTLIPVERLGVIRDTKIGGFVKRAISNWYQFFGMSKNRKFELYDPLTIGAVVGDFLNFKQARVKVIVKGMKRGMIVKDKTGILISYAYKVEAEKFIKFFIDKINE